A single window of Salmo trutta unplaced genomic scaffold, fSalTru1.1, whole genome shotgun sequence DNA harbors:
- the LOC115186399 gene encoding zinc finger protein 271-like, whose product CGKSFTQQSNLISHQRTHTGEKPYSCDECGKSFSYSSGLTVHQRTHTGEKPYSCDQCGKSFTQQSSLISHQRTHTGEKSYTCDECGKSFTHSHSLISHQRTHTGEKPYSCDQCGKSFTQLSNLISHQRTHTGEKPYSCDQCGKNFSTSGYLTLHQRTHTGEKSYSCTQCGKSFTWSRSLIAHQRTHTGEKPYSCDECGKSFTHSHSIKIHQRTHTGEKPYSCDQCGKSFTDSSGLTKHQRIHTGEKPYSCDQCGKSFRGSGHLVSHQRTHTGEKPYRCGQCGKSFGQSGELTVHRRTHTGEKPYSCGQCGMSFRQSGELTVHRRTHTGEKPYSCGQCGMSFRQSGELTVHWRTHTGEKPYSCDQCGKSFGQSGDLTVHQRIHTGEKPYSCDQCGKSFDRSGALTVHQRTHTGEKPYSCDQCGKSFGQSGHLVSHQITHTGEKSYSCGQCGK is encoded by the exons tgtgggaagagttttactcagcaaaGCAACCTGatttcacaccagagaacacacacaggagagaaaccatatagctgtgatgaatgtgggaagagtttctcttATTCATCAGgactgacagtacaccagagaacacacacaggagagaaaccttatagctgtgatcaatgtgggaagagttttactcagcaaagtagcctgatatcacaccagagaacacacacaggagagaaatcttatacctgtgatgaatgtgggaagagttttactcattcacacagcctgatatcacaccagagaacacacacaggagagaaaccttatagctgtgatcaatgtgggaagagttttactcagctaagcaacctgatatcacaccagagaacacacacaggagagaaaccttatagctgtgatcaatgtgggaagaatttttCTACTTCAGGCTATCTGActcttcaccagagaacacacacaggagagaaatcctatagctgtactcaatgtgggaagagttttacttggtCAAGGAGCCTAAtagcacaccagagaacacacacaggagagaaaccatatagctgtgatgaatgtgggaagagttttactcattcacaca gcattaaaattcatcagagaacacacacaggagagaaaccttatagctgtgatcaatgtgggaagagttttacagaCTCTAgcggtctgactaaacaccagagaatacacacaggagagaaaccttatagctgtgatcaatgtgggaagagttttcgtGGATCTGgccacctggtatcacaccagagaacacacacaggagagaaaccttatcgctgtggtcaatgtgggaagagttttggtcaatctggagagctgacagtgcaccggagaacacacacaggagaaaaaccttatagctgtggtcaatgtgggatgagttttcgtcaatctggagagctgacagtgcaccggagaacacacacaggagaaaaaccttatagctgtggtcaatgtgggatgagttttcgtcaatctggagagctgacagtgcactggagaacacacacaggagagaaaccttacagctgtgatcaatgtgggaagagttttggtcaatctggagacctgacagtgcaccagagaatacacacaggagagaaaccttatagctgtgatcaatgtgggaagagttttgatcGGTCTGGAgcgctgacagtgcaccagagaacacacacaggagagaaaccttatagctgtgatcaatgtgggaagagttttggtcaatctggccatctggtatcacaccagataacacacactggagagaaatcttatagctgtggtcaatgtgggaag